The Tenacibaculum jejuense genome includes a window with the following:
- the rpsQ gene encoding 30S ribosomal protein S17 — translation MEKRNLRKERIGVVSSNKMEKSIVVSEVKRVKHPMYGKFVLKTKKYVAHDENNDCNIGDTVKIMETRPLSKSKRWRLVEILERAK, via the coding sequence ATGGAAAAAAGAAATCTTAGAAAAGAGAGAATAGGTGTTGTATCAAGCAACAAGATGGAGAAGTCTATCGTAGTTAGCGAGGTAAAAAGAGTAAAGCACCCAATGTACGGAAAGTTCGTATTAAAGACTAAGAAGTACGTTGCACATGACGAGAATAACGATTGCAACATTGGAGATACAGTTAAAATAATGGAAACTCGTCCATTAAGTAAATCTAAGCGTTGGAGATTAGTAGAAATCCTAGAAAGAGCTAAATAA
- the rpmD gene encoding 50S ribosomal protein L30, with the protein MSKIRVTQVKSQIGRLKNQKRTLEALGLKRINHTVEHDASATILGMVNKVQHLVSVEEIK; encoded by the coding sequence ATGAGTAAGATTAGAGTTACACAAGTGAAAAGTCAAATAGGTCGCCTTAAAAATCAAAAAAGAACGTTAGAGGCGTTAGGATTAAAAAGAATTAATCATACTGTAGAGCACGATGCGTCTGCTACAATACTAGGAATGGTTAATAAAGTTCAACACTTAGTTTCTGTAGAAGAAATTAAATAA
- the rpsN gene encoding 30S ribosomal protein S14: MAKESMKARERKRAKTVAKYAEKRKALKEAGDYEALQKLPKNASPVRMHNRCKLTGRPKGYMRQFGISRVTFREMANQGLIPGVKKASW; encoded by the coding sequence ATGGCTAAAGAATCAATGAAAGCGCGTGAGCGTAAAAGAGCTAAAACTGTAGCTAAGTATGCTGAAAAAAGAAAGGCTTTAAAAGAAGCTGGAGATTACGAAGCATTACAAAAGTTACCTAAGAACGCTTCACCAGTTAGAATGCACAATCGTTGTAAATTAACTGGACGTCCAAAAGGATATATGCGTCAGTTTGGTATTTCACGTGTTACTTTCCGTGAAATGGCTAACCAAGGTTTAATTCCTGGTGTAAAAAAAGCAAGCTGGTAG
- the rplN gene encoding 50S ribosomal protein L14: MLQTESRLKVADNTGAKEVLVIRVLGGTKKRYASVGDKIVVTVKSATPNGTVKKGQVSRAVVVRTKKEVRRKDGSYIRFDDNACVLLNPSEEMRGTRVFGPVARELREKQFMKIVSLAPEVL; the protein is encoded by the coding sequence ATGTTACAAACAGAATCAAGATTAAAAGTAGCAGACAACACTGGAGCTAAAGAAGTTTTAGTGATTAGAGTTTTAGGAGGAACAAAAAAGCGTTACGCTAGCGTTGGAGATAAAATAGTTGTTACTGTTAAGTCTGCAACTCCAAACGGAACTGTAAAGAAAGGACAAGTTTCTCGTGCAGTTGTTGTTCGTACTAAGAAAGAAGTTAGACGTAAAGACGGATCATATATCAGATTTGATGACAATGCTTGTGTACTTTTAAACCCTTCTGAGGAAATGAGAGGAACACGTGTATTCGGTCCTGTGGCTCGTGAATTACGTGAGAAACAATTTATGAAAATAGTATCATTAGCACCTGAGGTGTTATAA
- the rpmC gene encoding 50S ribosomal protein L29 translates to MKQSEVKELSTADLQGKLGALKKNYTDLKMAHAITPLENPLQLKTLRRTVARIATELTKRELQ, encoded by the coding sequence ATGAAACAATCAGAAGTAAAAGAATTATCAACAGCTGACTTACAAGGTAAGCTTGGAGCGTTGAAGAAAAACTATACTGATCTTAAGATGGCTCACGCTATAACTCCATTGGAAAATCCTTTGCAGTTAAAAACCTTAAGAAGAACTGTAGCAAGAATTGCTACAGAGTTAACTAAAAGAGAATTACAATAA
- the rplF gene encoding 50S ribosomal protein L6, which translates to MSRIGKSPITLPQGVEVKVNDNVVTVKGKLGELNQKLTSDITLKIEDGTLTVERPSDSKEHKAAHGLYRALISNMVEGVSKGYTKELELVGVGYRASNQGQKLDLALGFSHNIVLELAPEVKVETISEKGKNPIVKLTSHDKQLVGQVAAKIRSFRKPEPYKGKGVKFVGEVIRRKAGKSA; encoded by the coding sequence ATGAGTAGAATAGGTAAAAGCCCAATCACATTACCACAAGGTGTTGAAGTTAAAGTAAACGATAACGTGGTTACAGTAAAAGGTAAATTAGGAGAGTTAAATCAAAAGTTAACTTCTGATATTACTTTAAAGATCGAAGATGGAACTTTAACAGTAGAGAGACCATCAGATAGTAAAGAACACAAAGCTGCACACGGTTTATACCGAGCTTTAATCAGTAATATGGTTGAAGGTGTAAGTAAAGGTTATACTAAGGAATTAGAGTTAGTAGGAGTAGGTTATAGAGCATCAAATCAAGGACAAAAGTTAGATTTAGCTCTAGGATTTTCTCATAACATTGTTTTAGAGTTAGCACCAGAGGTAAAGGTTGAGACTATATCTGAAAAAGGTAAAAACCCAATCGTAAAATTAACTTCTCACGATAAGCAATTAGTGGGACAGGTAGCAGCAAAGATTCGTTCTTTCCGTAAGCCAGAACCATATAAAGGTAAAGGAGTTAAGTTTGTTGGTGAAGTAATTAGAAGAAAAGCAGGTAAATCTGCATAA
- the ykgO gene encoding type B 50S ribosomal protein L36 — translation MKVRASLKKRSADCKIVRRKGRLYVINKKNPRFKQRQG, via the coding sequence ATGAAAGTAAGAGCATCATTAAAGAAAAGAAGTGCCGACTGTAAAATTGTACGCAGAAAAGGCAGACTATATGTAATTAACAAAAAGAATCCTAGATTTAAACAAAGACAAGGTTAG
- the rplX gene encoding 50S ribosomal protein L24, protein MKKFKIKSGDTVKVIAGDHKGSEGKVLRILKDKDRVVVEGVNMVSKHTKPNAANPQGGIVKQEAPLHISNVALVENGETVRVGYKVEGDTKTRISKKTKKAI, encoded by the coding sequence ATGAAGAAATTTAAAATTAAATCAGGAGATACTGTTAAAGTTATCGCAGGAGATCACAAAGGATCTGAAGGAAAAGTTTTACGTATCTTAAAAGATAAGGATAGAGTAGTAGTAGAAGGTGTAAATATGGTTTCTAAGCATACTAAGCCAAACGCTGCTAACCCTCAAGGAGGTATCGTAAAGCAAGAAGCTCCATTACACATTTCAAACGTTGCTTTAGTAGAGAACGGTGAAACTGTAAGAGTAGGTTATAAAGTTGAAGGAGATACTAAAACTAGAATCTCTAAAAAAACTAAAAAAGCAATATAA
- the rpsD gene encoding 30S ribosomal protein S4 — translation MARYTGPKTKIARKFGEAIFGDDKNFEKRNYPPGQHGNAKRRGKKSEYAVQLMEKQKAKYTYGILERQFRNLFKKAQASGGITGEVLLQLCESRLDNTVYRLGISNSRRGARQLVSHRHITVNGNIVNIPSYRLKAGDVVAVREKSKSLDAIENALASNSAVYEWLTWNAEQKSGTFVKAPERLQIPENIKEQLIVELYSK, via the coding sequence ATGGCAAGATATACAGGACCAAAAACTAAAATCGCTCGTAAATTCGGTGAAGCGATATTCGGAGACGATAAAAACTTCGAAAAAAGAAACTATCCTCCAGGGCAACATGGTAATGCTAAACGTAGAGGAAAGAAATCAGAATATGCAGTTCAGTTAATGGAAAAGCAAAAAGCTAAGTATACTTATGGTATCTTAGAGCGTCAATTCCGTAACTTATTCAAAAAAGCTCAAGCTTCTGGTGGTATTACAGGTGAGGTTTTATTACAATTATGTGAATCTCGTTTAGATAATACTGTTTACCGTTTAGGAATTTCTAATTCTCGTAGAGGAGCTCGTCAATTAGTATCTCACCGTCATATTACTGTAAATGGAAATATTGTAAATATTCCTTCTTACAGATTAAAAGCTGGAGATGTTGTTGCAGTAAGAGAGAAATCTAAATCTTTAGATGCTATCGAAAATGCATTAGCTTCAAATAGCGCTGTATACGAGTGGTTAACTTGGAACGCAGAACAAAAATCTGGAACTTTTGTAAAGGCACCAGAAAGATTACAGATTCCTGAAAACATTAAGGAGCAGTTAATCGTAGAATTATATTCTAAATAA
- a CDS encoding DNA-directed RNA polymerase subunit alpha produces the protein MAILNFQKPDKVIMIESTDFKGRFEFRPLEPGFGLTVGNALRRVLLSSLEGFAITSLRVDGVDHEFSTITGVVEDITEMILNLKQVRFKKQIEESDRETVTIAISGQEQLTAGDLQKFISGFQVLNPDLVICNMDKSVKINAEITIEKGRGFVPAEENKKSGAPLGTIFTDSIFTPIKNVKYAVENFRVEQKTDYEKLVFDIDTDGSINPKDALTEAAKILIHHFMLFSDERITLEADEIAQTESYDEESLHMRQLLKTKLVDMDLSVRALNCLKAAEVDTLGDLVSFNKSDLMKFRNFGKKSLTELEELVNNKGLSFGMDLSKYKLDRD, from the coding sequence ATGGCGATTTTAAATTTTCAAAAGCCCGATAAAGTAATCATGATCGAATCTACTGATTTCAAAGGTAGATTTGAATTCAGACCATTAGAACCAGGTTTTGGTTTAACTGTTGGTAATGCTTTAAGAAGAGTATTATTATCATCTTTAGAAGGATTTGCAATCACATCTTTAAGAGTAGATGGAGTAGATCACGAGTTTTCTACTATAACTGGTGTTGTGGAAGATATTACTGAAATGATCTTAAATTTGAAACAAGTTCGTTTCAAAAAGCAAATCGAAGAATCAGATAGAGAAACAGTTACTATTGCAATTTCAGGTCAAGAGCAATTAACAGCTGGAGATTTACAGAAATTTATATCAGGTTTTCAAGTATTGAATCCTGATTTAGTAATCTGTAACATGGATAAATCTGTTAAGATTAATGCTGAGATTACAATAGAAAAAGGTAGAGGATTCGTACCAGCTGAAGAAAACAAAAAATCAGGAGCTCCATTAGGAACAATCTTTACTGATTCTATCTTTACACCTATCAAAAATGTAAAGTATGCAGTTGAGAACTTTCGTGTTGAGCAAAAAACTGATTACGAAAAATTAGTTTTCGATATTGATACTGATGGATCTATCAATCCAAAAGATGCTTTAACAGAGGCTGCTAAGATTTTAATCCACCACTTCATGTTATTCTCTGATGAAAGAATAACTTTAGAGGCAGATGAAATCGCACAAACTGAATCTTACGATGAAGAATCACTTCACATGCGTCAGTTATTAAAGACGAAATTAGTAGATATGGATTTATCTGTTCGAGCTTTAAACTGTTTAAAAGCAGCAGAAGTAGATACATTAGGAGATTTAGTATCATTCAATAAGAGTGATTTAATGAAATTCAGAAACTTTGGTAAAAAATCATTAACAGAATTAGAAGAGTTAGTGAACAATAAAGGCCTTAGCTTTGGAATGGATTTATCAAAGTATAAATTAGATAGAGATTAA
- the rpsE gene encoding 30S ribosomal protein S5: MLGYKNAERVKPSGLELVDRLVGVQRVTKVTKGGRAFGFSAIVVVGDGKGVVGHGLGKSKDVSSAIAKAVEDAKKNLVRIPLLNGTLPHEQKGKFGGAKVFIKPASNGTGVIAGGAVRAVLESVGVHDVLSKSQGSSNPHNVVKATFDALLQLRSAETVARQRGISLDKVFNG; encoded by the coding sequence ATGTTAGGATATAAAAACGCAGAAAGAGTAAAACCAAGCGGATTAGAGCTTGTTGATAGATTAGTAGGAGTACAGCGTGTTACTAAAGTTACTAAAGGAGGTAGAGCATTCGGTTTCTCTGCTATCGTAGTAGTTGGTGATGGTAAAGGTGTTGTAGGACATGGATTAGGTAAGTCTAAAGATGTTTCTTCAGCAATAGCTAAGGCAGTGGAAGATGCAAAAAAGAACTTAGTTCGTATTCCACTTTTAAATGGAACATTACCTCACGAACAAAAAGGTAAATTTGGAGGAGCAAAGGTTTTTATTAAGCCAGCTTCAAATGGTACCGGGGTTATTGCAGGTGGTGCAGTTCGTGCAGTATTAGAATCTGTAGGAGTACATGATGTACTATCTAAGTCTCAAGGTTCATCAAACCCTCACAATGTTGTAAAAGCAACTTTTGATGCTTTATTACAATTACGTAGTGCAGAGACTGTAGCTAGACAAAGAGGTATTTCTTTAGATAAAGTTTTTAACGGTTAA
- the infA gene encoding translation initiation factor IF-1 yields MAKQPAIQQDGTITEALSNAMFRVELENGHIVTAHISGKMRMHYIKLLPGDKVKLEMSPYDLTKARITYRY; encoded by the coding sequence ATGGCTAAGCAACCAGCAATTCAACAAGACGGAACGATTACGGAAGCATTATCAAATGCAATGTTCCGTGTAGAATTAGAAAATGGACATATTGTTACAGCACACATTTCAGGGAAAATGCGTATGCATTACATCAAACTTTTACCTGGAGATAAGGTGAAGTTAGAAATGAGTCCTTATGATTTAACTAAGGCAAGAATTACTTACAGATATTAA
- the rplR gene encoding 50S ribosomal protein L18, with product MALSKLERRQRIKYRIRKDITGTAVKPRLSVFRSNKEIYAQIINDVDGVTLASASSRDKEIASGSKAESAAAVGKAIAEKAVKAGIESIAFDRNGYLYHGRVKVLADAAREAGLKF from the coding sequence ATGGCATTATCAAAACTTGAAAGAAGACAACGTATAAAGTATAGAATAAGAAAAGATATTACAGGAACAGCTGTTAAACCAAGGTTATCAGTTTTCAGAAGTAATAAAGAAATCTATGCTCAAATAATTAATGATGTAGACGGTGTTACATTAGCATCTGCTTCATCTAGAGATAAAGAAATTGCATCTGGTTCTAAAGCAGAATCTGCTGCTGCAGTAGGAAAAGCAATCGCTGAAAAAGCTGTAAAAGCAGGAATCGAATCTATTGCTTTCGATAGAAATGGTTACTTATACCATGGACGTGTGAAGGTATTAGCTGATGCTGCAAGAGAAGCTGGTTTAAAATTTTAA
- the rpsK gene encoding 30S ribosomal protein S11, with translation MAKSKVTKKRKVVIESTGEAHITASFNNIIISLTNKKGDVISWSSAGKMGFRGSKKNTPYAAQLAAENCAEVAKEAGLRKVKVYVKGPGNGRESAIRSIHNSGIEVTEIIDVTPIPHNGCRPPKRRRV, from the coding sequence ATGGCAAAATCTAAAGTAACTAAGAAACGTAAAGTAGTAATTGAGTCTACAGGTGAGGCTCATATCACTGCATCGTTCAATAACATTATCATCTCTTTAACAAACAAAAAGGGAGATGTAATTTCATGGTCTTCTGCAGGTAAGATGGGGTTTAGAGGGTCTAAGAAAAATACACCTTATGCAGCTCAGTTAGCTGCTGAGAACTGTGCTGAAGTTGCTAAAGAAGCAGGTTTACGCAAAGTAAAAGTGTATGTTAAAGGACCAGGTAATGGTAGAGAATCAGCTATCAGATCCATCCATAATTCGGGTATCGAGGTTACAGAAATCATTGATGTAACTCCAATTCCACACAATGGATGTCGTCCACCTAAAAGAAGAAGAGTATAA
- the rpsH gene encoding 30S ribosomal protein S8 has product MYTDPIADFLTRVRNAILAGHRVVEVPASKLKKEMTKILFDQGYILSYQFNDDSVQGSIKIALKYDRLTKEPVIRKIQRVSTPGLRRYVGAKEMPRVLNGLGIAIVSTSKGVMTNKKARQENVGGEVLCYVY; this is encoded by the coding sequence ATGTATACAGATCCAATCGCGGATTTTCTAACTCGAGTGAGAAATGCTATTCTAGCAGGTCACAGAGTTGTTGAAGTTCCTGCTTCTAAATTGAAGAAGGAAATGACCAAGATTTTGTTCGATCAAGGTTACATTTTAAGTTATCAGTTCAATGATGATTCTGTTCAAGGATCTATCAAGATAGCTTTAAAGTATGATCGTTTAACAAAAGAGCCGGTTATTAGAAAAATTCAGAGAGTATCTACACCTGGTTTACGTAGGTATGTAGGTGCAAAAGAAATGCCAAGAGTTTTAAATGGACTAGGTATTGCAATCGTATCAACTTCTAAAGGTGTGATGACAAACAAGAAAGCACGTCAAGAGAATGTTGGTGGAGAAGTACTTTGTTACGTTTACTAA
- the rplO gene encoding 50S ribosomal protein L15 → MGLHNLKPAAGSTKSGKRIARGEGSGHGGTSTRGHKGAKSRSGYSRKIGFEGGQMPLQRRVPKFGFTNINRKEYVGVNLDRLQELVDNGRITDTVTMDVLVQNRLARKNDLVKILGRGELKAKLNITVHKFTATAKAAIEAAGGEAVTL, encoded by the coding sequence ATGGGTTTACATAACTTAAAACCAGCAGCTGGATCAACTAAGAGTGGAAAGAGAATCGCTCGTGGAGAAGGATCTGGACATGGTGGTACCTCTACAAGAGGACATAAAGGAGCTAAATCTCGTTCTGGATACTCTCGTAAAATCGGATTTGAAGGAGGGCAAATGCCACTTCAAAGACGTGTACCTAAGTTTGGATTTACTAACATTAACCGTAAGGAGTATGTTGGAGTTAACTTAGATAGATTACAAGAGTTAGTAGATAACGGTAGAATTACTGATACAGTAACTATGGATGTTTTAGTTCAAAATAGATTAGCACGTAAAAATGATCTTGTAAAGATTTTAGGACGTGGTGAATTAAAAGCTAAATTAAATATTACTGTACACAAATTTACTGCAACAGCAAAAGCGGCTATCGAAGCAGCTGGTGGTGAAGCAGTAACTTTATAA
- the rpsM gene encoding 30S ribosomal protein S13 gives MARIAGIDIPKNKRGVIALTYIFGIGKSRAKEVLAEAKIDESIKVQDWNDDQIAAIREQVGKYTIEGELRSEVQLNIKRLMDIGCQRGIRHRLGLPLRGQRTKNNSRTRKGKRKTVANKKK, from the coding sequence ATGGCAAGAATCGCAGGTATTGATATTCCAAAGAATAAGAGAGGTGTAATCGCTTTAACATACATCTTTGGTATAGGAAAAAGCAGAGCTAAAGAAGTTTTAGCTGAAGCAAAAATAGACGAAAGCATTAAAGTTCAAGATTGGAACGATGATCAAATTGCAGCTATTCGTGAGCAAGTAGGAAAGTACACTATTGAGGGTGAATTACGTTCTGAGGTTCAATTAAACATCAAACGTTTAATGGATATCGGTTGTCAAAGAGGAATCCGTCACAGATTAGGATTACCTTTAAGAGGACAAAGAACTAAGAACAACTCTCGTACTAGAAAAGGTAAGAGAAAAACTGTAGCAAACAAGAAAAAATAA
- the rplE gene encoding 50S ribosomal protein L5 has translation MSYVPRLKEEYKARVMKALTDEFGYKNVMQVPKLQKIVVSKGVGAAIADKKLIDYAIEELTSITGQKAVPTVSKKDVANFKLRKGMPIGAKVTLRGDIMYEFLDRLVTASLPRVRDFDGIKANGFDGRGNYNLGITEQIIYPEINIDQVKKISGMDITFVTSAQTDKEAKSLLGELGLPFKKN, from the coding sequence ATGAGTTACGTACCAAGATTAAAAGAGGAATACAAAGCTAGAGTGATGAAAGCTCTAACTGATGAGTTCGGATATAAAAACGTAATGCAGGTGCCTAAATTACAAAAGATAGTTGTAAGTAAAGGTGTAGGTGCTGCTATTGCTGATAAGAAATTAATTGATTATGCAATTGAAGAATTAACTTCAATAACAGGTCAGAAAGCAGTTCCAACTGTTTCTAAGAAAGACGTTGCAAACTTCAAATTACGTAAAGGTATGCCAATCGGTGCTAAGGTTACGTTAAGAGGAGATATCATGTACGAATTTTTAGATCGTTTAGTTACTGCATCTTTACCTCGTGTAAGAGATTTTGATGGAATTAAAGCAAATGGTTTTGATGGTAGAGGTAATTACAACTTAGGTATTACTGAGCAAATCATCTACCCAGAGATTAATATTGATCAAGTGAAGAAAATTAGTGGTATGGATATTACTTTTGTAACATCTGCACAAACTGATAAAGAAGCTAAATCATTATTAGGAGAATTAGGTTTACCATTTAAAAAGAATTAA
- a CDS encoding LytR/AlgR family response regulator transcription factor: MNNFLYAKSDKNYLEIYLEDNLVLLKRITIKSFEKQLSDCANICRVHRSYIINLKVIKKVIGNSQGLQLWINDKEYIPVSRKLIPEFEYKFKNQNL; this comes from the coding sequence CTGAATAATTTCCTTTATGCAAAATCAGATAAAAATTATCTAGAAATCTATTTAGAAGATAATCTAGTGTTATTAAAAAGGATCACAATTAAAAGTTTTGAAAAACAATTGTCTGATTGTGCTAATATTTGCCGTGTACACAGATCATATATCATTAACTTAAAAGTTATAAAAAAAGTGATAGGTAATTCACAAGGATTACAACTTTGGATTAATGATAAAGAGTATATACCTGTGTCAAGAAAATTAATACCCGAATTCGAATACAAGTTTAAAAATCAAAATCTATAA
- the secY gene encoding preprotein translocase subunit SecY produces MKFINTLRDIFKIEELKDKLLLTIGLIAVYRFMAAVPLPGIDPTQLAALKDQAGGGLLGLLNAFTGGAFARASVMALGIMPYISASIVVQLMGIAVPYLQKLQKDGESGRKKITQITRWLTILITLVQGPTYITAIKTQFGLPESAFLVGGATFWVSSMILLTAGTIFAMWLGERITDKGVGNGISLLITVGIIANFPAAFMQEFIAKTTNAGGGGIMMILIEVLVWFVVILLTVLLVTAVRKIAVQYARRTAIADIKDVEGARQYIPLKLNAAGVMPIIFAQAIMFLPMTLGQKYPTLASLADINGLWYNVIFALLIIIFSYFYTAITIPTNKMAEDLKRSNGFVPGYKPGEETANHLDSVLSRITFPGSLFLAGLSILPAIATKFGITQNWALFYGGTSLIIMVGVAIDTIQQINSYLLNSRYDGLMKTGNTNRKSLK; encoded by the coding sequence ATGAAGTTTATAAACACTTTAAGAGACATTTTTAAGATTGAAGAGTTAAAAGATAAGTTACTTTTAACTATAGGTTTAATCGCTGTATATCGATTTATGGCTGCAGTTCCTTTACCAGGAATTGATCCAACTCAGTTAGCAGCTTTAAAAGATCAAGCAGGAGGTGGACTCTTAGGTTTATTAAATGCATTTACAGGAGGAGCATTTGCTAGAGCATCTGTAATGGCGCTTGGTATTATGCCTTATATTTCTGCATCTATTGTAGTTCAATTAATGGGGATAGCTGTTCCTTATTTACAAAAATTACAAAAAGATGGAGAAAGTGGACGTAAAAAAATTACACAAATTACTCGTTGGTTAACAATACTAATTACTTTAGTTCAAGGACCAACATACATTACGGCAATTAAAACTCAATTTGGATTACCAGAATCTGCTTTCTTAGTTGGTGGTGCTACTTTTTGGGTTTCATCAATGATTTTACTAACTGCAGGAACAATTTTTGCGATGTGGTTAGGTGAAAGAATTACAGATAAAGGAGTAGGTAATGGTATCTCTCTTTTAATTACTGTAGGTATTATCGCTAATTTCCCAGCAGCTTTTATGCAAGAGTTTATTGCTAAAACTACTAACGCTGGAGGTGGTGGTATAATGATGATTTTAATTGAAGTATTAGTGTGGTTTGTTGTAATATTATTAACTGTATTACTTGTAACAGCAGTTCGTAAGATTGCTGTTCAATATGCTAGAAGAACAGCTATAGCAGACATTAAAGACGTTGAGGGAGCTAGACAATATATTCCTTTAAAGTTAAATGCTGCAGGTGTAATGCCAATCATCTTCGCACAAGCAATTATGTTTTTACCAATGACTTTAGGTCAGAAATATCCAACTTTAGCAAGTTTAGCTGATATTAATGGATTATGGTACAACGTAATTTTTGCTTTATTAATTATAATATTCAGTTATTTCTACACAGCGATAACTATACCAACTAATAAAATGGCGGAAGACTTAAAGAGAAGTAACGGTTTTGTACCAGGATACAAGCCTGGAGAAGAAACAGCGAATCATTTAGATTCAGTTTTATCAAGAATTACTTTTCCAGGGTCTTTGTTTTTAGCAGGTTTATCAATTTTACCGGCTATAGCAACTAAGTTTGGAATTACTCAAAACTGGGCGTTATTTTATGGAGGTACTTCATTAATAATTATGGTAGGTGTTGCAATAGATACTATTCAGCAAATTAATTCATACTTATTAAACAGTCGTTATGACGGTTTAATGAAAACAGGTAATACTAATAGAAAATCATTAAAGTAA
- a CDS encoding acyltransferase family protein translates to MIKQRRYDLDWLRVISVFAVFLHHVLMPFNGDNFHIMNNTHSKLLDDIMVYFEQFRLPLLFFISGVGTVFAFSKRNWISFIKERLLRLLIPLVFGILFLIPPQTFFENTSKYKSYFSSYPVLVSKLKVNHLWFIENLLLMSIFFIPFVIFIKSNKSKNFKKWIRIKTDKYGIMFWGIFLIAIRIITKEFFPSDSKSFFNLSTTFYFGFFFFSGILISNVDQLWSLLLNKRKLNFKLTIIFSLLFYAYYFLPSEFIKPYVTLSNRWRLWYLVCTLLSWSTIITILGYSQVLLNKKSKLLIKLNEAVYPFYLLHQTIIIVFGYYIIKFNVSITIKIISLFSVSLLVLLFFYMFLISRIKVLRFLFGMKSRSN, encoded by the coding sequence ATGATAAAACAAAGACGATACGATTTAGATTGGTTACGAGTTATTTCTGTTTTTGCAGTGTTTCTACATCACGTTCTAATGCCTTTCAATGGAGATAATTTCCATATTATGAATAATACTCATAGTAAATTGTTAGATGATATTATGGTGTATTTTGAACAATTCAGATTACCTCTTTTATTTTTTATCTCAGGAGTAGGAACTGTATTTGCCTTTTCAAAGAGAAATTGGATTTCTTTTATAAAAGAAAGATTGCTTAGGCTTTTAATTCCTTTAGTCTTTGGTATATTATTTTTAATACCACCTCAAACATTTTTTGAAAACACATCAAAATATAAAAGTTATTTTTCTTCTTATCCTGTTTTAGTATCGAAACTAAAAGTTAATCATTTATGGTTTATTGAAAATCTTTTATTGATGTCGATTTTTTTTATTCCTTTCGTGATTTTTATAAAATCGAATAAGAGCAAAAACTTTAAAAAATGGATAAGAATTAAAACTGATAAGTATGGTATAATGTTTTGGGGGATATTTTTAATTGCTATTAGAATAATAACGAAAGAGTTTTTTCCAAGTGATTCTAAAAGTTTTTTTAATTTATCTACTACATTTTACTTTGGTTTCTTTTTTTTCAGCGGGATTCTAATTTCTAATGTAGATCAATTATGGAGTTTATTATTAAATAAAAGAAAATTAAACTTCAAACTCACTATAATTTTCTCATTATTATTTTACGCTTATTACTTTTTGCCTAGTGAATTTATAAAGCCATATGTTACTTTATCTAATAGATGGAGACTGTGGTATCTCGTTTGCACCTTGTTATCTTGGTCAACAATTATAACAATATTAGGTTATAGCCAAGTCTTACTAAATAAAAAAAGTAAATTATTGATTAAACTTAATGAAGCTGTTTACCCATTTTATTTACTACATCAAACTATAATTATTGTATTTGGGTATTATATTATTAAGTTTAATGTTTCAATCACAATCAAAATTATATCTCTTTTTAGTGTTTCCTTATTAGTTTTATTGTTTTTTTATATGTTTTTAATATCTCGAATTAAAGTGCTGCGTTTTTTATTTGGGATGAAGTCAAGGAGTAATTAG